The sequence GATGGATTTTTGAATACAGATCCTACGACAGGCCAGGTTTTTGACGATTATATCAATAAAAGAAAGTCAACAAGTCTTGTTATTCAGACCAACAACACGCTTCGTCTTGACAAGAAAAAAACATGGTTCTTAGGGGCAAACTTCTTCTACGTAGACAAACAACAAATCGAGCTTGGAGTGCTTAAAAACTTAATGAGTTTAGATTTAAGCTTAAAGAAAAACTGGAACGACTGGACTTTTGCAGTGAATGTAAATGATGTTTTAAGAACCAACATCGTGGAAATCGAAGATTTACAGGACAACGGAAACTACAACTACATCAGAAACGACCAGTACAGAAGAAACCTAACGGTAAGCATCACCTACAACTTTGGAAACCAGAAGGTGAAAAAAGTAAGAGACATCGAAAGTGCTTCTGATGCCATCAAAAACAGAACAAGATAACAATCATTTCTTCATATAAATCATTTTGTATAAAACTCGTCGGGAAATCGACGGGTTTTATTTATATTAACACGAAATAAGCACAATATTTGCATCAGTAGAAGCGGGCTTTAGCCCGTTTAAATAAGATAAAAATTCAATCGGCTTTAGCCAAAACTTATAGTAACATTTGCTTAAAAAAATGAAAAAACACTTACTAATTTTAATAGCGTTAATGACACTCTTAGGATGTCAGCAAAAAACAGTAAACGTCGGGAATAACATTTCATTTAAAGTTGAAAATAATGTTTCGTACGGCAAAAATCCTAATCAGAAAATGGATATTTATCTACCGGAAAAACCAAATAAGAAAAATGACATTTTTATCATCATTCATGGAGGTGGATGGCGCAGTGGAAATAAATCTCAATTAACATTTTTCACCTATTCATTAATGGAAAAATTCCCGGAAAATGTTTTTGTTAATATGAATTACAGACTGGCTTCCAAAACCCGTTTCGCTCTTCCCGTTCAAACCGAAGACATTGAAAATGTAATGGATTCTTTAGAAAAGAAATTAAAATACAAACCCAGATTCATTCTCCTGGGAAACAGCGCCGGTGGACATTTATCGATGTTTTATGCCAATAAATCCGACAAAAATAAAAGTGTAAAAGCCGTTATCAATATCGTAGGTCCCGTAGATTTGAACGATCCCGGTTTTAAAAATTATGATGAATACAGCTTTGTTGAAAAACATCTAATCGACCCAAAGATTGTCGACAAAAATATTTCCCTGATGGATTTCGGAAGCCCGGTGCATTGGATTAATAAAAACTCACCGCCTGCTTTATCTTTTTACGGACTGCATGATACGGTTGTTCCTTTATCACAAAAGAAAATCTTAGATTCGGCATTGGCAAAAAACTCTGTCTATTATGAATCTTATGAATTCAACGGGAACCATCTATCGTGGGAAAAAGAAACCAACTCAACATTTTTAATCAGCAAAATCGTTCAGTTCATGAAGAATATCAATAAAAAATAAACGCTCTGAAATTTCAAAGCGTTATTTTTTTTTATTGAAATAAAATTGTGTTTATTCGTGAAAAAATTCGCGATATTCGTGTTAAAATCAATATCCCAAAGTTCTCTTAGCCTCAATCGCCGTAGTATTAAGCGTATTCAAACATCTTTCAAACTTACTTGTACTGCTCAGATCCCAGAAAGGCAGTAAAACAATCACAGAAACATCAGATTTCGGATCATAAGCCATCATCGACAAATATCCTTCTGTAGCACCGTTGTGACCATAGCCAATTCCCTGGAAGTTCGAACAACCCAAGCCATAACCGTTGGTAGTAGCAGCACCTTTGTTTGTTCTCATCAACTCTGCACTGGAAGCATATAAAACATTATCACCTTTCATTACGCTTCTGATATATTCCGTAAGCATGGTCATCGTTCCTATTCCGTTTCCTTCAGCGATGTGTGCACTTGCGTTTTTCAGGTCGGTAACCTCATCATGATCAGAATACTTGATAAATCCTTTCACATAAGGCGAAGGCAATTGCTTGTCGGAAGCCAGCTCAGGAAATTTAATTCCTAATGGTTTTTTAGAATTCGGACCGACAATTTTATCATACATAAAATCTCCGTATGTTTTCACAGAATTCACTTTCTGAGAATATACTCTCGCGATAATCTCTCCCAAAATCGAAAACCCTGTATTGGAATAATGATAAACCTGATTGGGCGAACCATACGTAAGATTATGATCCGTCAACACTTTCACATAATCCGAAGCTGAAAACTGGAAATCAGGATTCGTTGCCAGCATATAATCTGCATAAGTTTCTCCTCCGATATTGTATTGTGAAGCATCGTTCGTTACATCATAAATTCCTGCGTTATGCTGTAAAATCTGGCGGATGGTGATTTCATTTTTATGCGGAAAATTCCAGTCTGCAACGTCCGGTACATACGGAACAGTTGTCCCGGGAATATTAGCAGTGATTTTATCATCAAGATTCAGCCAGCCGTCCTGCATCATTTTTAAAATCGCTGTTGACGTAAAGTTTTTTGTGTTGCTTGCAAAACGGAAATAAGTATTTGGTGTAACGGCGGTTCCGTTGGTTCCCTTAACTGTACTGAAAAAAGTTCCTTTGGGTGAAACCACATATACACTCAGCGAAGGAACATCCGTATTTAAATCTTTCTGAAGATTTGTGTGAATATTTTTTACGGCAGCATCTAATTCCAGCTGATAATTTTTTTCCGTTTCATCATCTCCACAGCCCGCAAAAATAAAGGGTAGAAATAACGAAAGCGAAAGAAGTTTGAGTTTTTTCATAGTTTATTCTTTCGATTTATTTTATGCTGCTAATTTCGGTATTTTTTGGAAATATTTCAACGAATTGGGATTATGTATTTGAAATTTGTTTTAAAACAATGATTTACCGTGTAAAAATTCCTATTTTTTTATTGGTTATCGCAAAGGCGCAATTTTTATTATAATTCTTGGTTTTTAAGGCGCAAGGATTTTATCTGCGATAAAATTTAAGACTGTATAGTTATTTACTTAAAATCTTTGCCGAAAATCTATGATTTTCTTGCGTCTTAAAAACATAATAATAGTTTAAAAAAACTTTGCGTCTTTGCGATATCCAACAAAATATTTTAAAAGTAAATTCAAAAAAAGCCTCAGAAATATTACATTCCTGAGGCCTTTTTATTTTAATTAAAATTTTTATTCTGATTTAAAAATTTCTGTTCTTTCTGAAATTCCATTTGCATTGAAAGCTTCGATCTGGAAATAGTAGGCATCCGTTCTGTCGGCTCCGGTGAAGAAATATTCGTTCTTTCCGTATACCATGATGCTTCCGTATAATTTGTCCGGAGATTTTCCCCAATAGATTACGTATCCATCGGCATCCTGATTCTGTTTCCATTTCATCCAGATACTTCTTCTTTCACCATATTTTTTTGGGTCAGCTCGTAGCGGAACAAAATCTTCCACTTTTTTTGGTGCAGGTCCGTCCCCTTTTCCGAATACTCTGAATCCGCTTAATGCAAATTTTCCTGTTGGCATCTTTAAGTTTTCCATTTTCAGGAATCTTGCTTTGGCAGGTTT is a genomic window of Chryseobacterium wanjuense containing:
- a CDS encoding alpha/beta hydrolase, with the translated sequence MKKHLLILIALMTLLGCQQKTVNVGNNISFKVENNVSYGKNPNQKMDIYLPEKPNKKNDIFIIIHGGGWRSGNKSQLTFFTYSLMEKFPENVFVNMNYRLASKTRFALPVQTEDIENVMDSLEKKLKYKPRFILLGNSAGGHLSMFYANKSDKNKSVKAVINIVGPVDLNDPGFKNYDEYSFVEKHLIDPKIVDKNISLMDFGSPVHWINKNSPPALSFYGLHDTVVPLSQKKILDSALAKNSVYYESYEFNGNHLSWEKETNSTFLISKIVQFMKNINKK
- a CDS encoding serine hydrolase domain-containing protein, whose translation is MKKLKLLSLSLFLPFIFAGCGDDETEKNYQLELDAAVKNIHTNLQKDLNTDVPSLSVYVVSPKGTFFSTVKGTNGTAVTPNTYFRFASNTKNFTSTAILKMMQDGWLNLDDKITANIPGTTVPYVPDVADWNFPHKNEITIRQILQHNAGIYDVTNDASQYNIGGETYADYMLATNPDFQFSASDYVKVLTDHNLTYGSPNQVYHYSNTGFSILGEIIARVYSQKVNSVKTYGDFMYDKIVGPNSKKPLGIKFPELASDKQLPSPYVKGFIKYSDHDEVTDLKNASAHIAEGNGIGTMTMLTEYIRSVMKGDNVLYASSAELMRTNKGAATTNGYGLGCSNFQGIGYGHNGATEGYLSMMAYDPKSDVSVIVLLPFWDLSSTSKFERCLNTLNTTAIEAKRTLGY